One window of the bacterium genome contains the following:
- the dnaB gene encoding replicative DNA helicase encodes MTLQTARNVTNKLRIPPQSIEAEMALLGSVMLRPETMHDITDFVGEAVFYSERHRVVWRVMFELFAKGTPIDLLSVTTRLEELKNLERIGGATYLTELVNTVPSAANIKYYAELVQKKHMMRSLIEASEYISHLGYDEAGDLEELVDKAEKKIYEVTNMGGAHKFLAISETLADAWERLDRLHKSKDELRGIPTGFKEMDEKLSGLQKSDLIILAARPSMGKTSFALDIARLAATNHGVPVGIFSLEMSAQQLVDRMLAAQSRVDAWKLRTGRLTQESEFDKIRDSLDALSKAPIYIDDQPANNILKMRSVARRLKREKGLGLIIVDYLQLMAPTQTKNTDSEVQQITEISRSLKHLARELDVPVLALSQLSRAIEQRGGKPRLSDLRSSGSIEQDADVVMFIHREKDEEGGGRQNTAEILIEKHRNGPTGKVDLYFDSDKATFLSMDKSGKFDDFAAGASDEF; translated from the coding sequence GCTCTTCTTGGCTCTGTGATGTTGCGCCCGGAAACGATGCATGACATCACCGACTTCGTCGGTGAAGCAGTGTTTTATTCTGAAAGACATCGTGTTGTCTGGCGAGTAATGTTTGAACTTTTCGCCAAAGGAACTCCGATAGACCTCCTGTCCGTAACCACACGCTTGGAAGAACTCAAAAATCTGGAAAGAATCGGTGGAGCGACTTATCTTACGGAACTCGTCAACACGGTGCCATCTGCCGCCAATATAAAATATTACGCCGAACTTGTGCAGAAAAAGCACATGATGCGTTCTCTTATAGAGGCGTCAGAATACATTTCTCATCTTGGCTACGACGAAGCGGGTGATTTGGAGGAACTGGTGGACAAAGCCGAAAAGAAAATTTACGAAGTTACAAACATGGGAGGCGCTCACAAGTTTTTGGCCATTTCAGAAACACTTGCGGACGCATGGGAACGTTTGGACCGTTTGCACAAGTCAAAAGACGAACTCCGCGGAATTCCCACCGGTTTCAAAGAAATGGACGAGAAACTTTCAGGGCTTCAGAAATCAGACCTCATAATATTGGCCGCGCGACCATCAATGGGAAAGACCTCTTTTGCCCTTGACATAGCGCGTTTGGCCGCCACCAACCACGGCGTACCTGTAGGCATTTTCTCACTGGAAATGAGCGCGCAACAGCTTGTGGATAGAATGCTCGCGGCACAATCGCGAGTGGACGCGTGGAAACTGCGCACGGGACGGCTTACCCAGGAGTCGGAATTTGACAAGATTCGCGATTCTTTGGACGCTCTTTCAAAAGCACCCATTTACATAGACGACCAGCCGGCCAACAACATTCTAAAAATGCGTTCCGTGGCGAGGCGGCTAAAAAGAGAAAAGGGTTTAGGCCTTATTATCGTTGACTACCTTCAGCTCATGGCCCCCACTCAAACAAAAAACACGGACTCTGAAGTTCAGCAGATAACCGAGATTTCCCGTTCCCTAAAACATTTGGCTCGCGAACTTGACGTGCCAGTTCTCGCCCTGTCCCAGCTTTCCCGCGCCATTGAACAGCGCGGTGGCAAACCGCGCCTATCTGACCTGCGAAGCTCCGGCAGTATTGAACAAGACGCGGACGTTGTCATGTTTATTCATCGTGAAAAAGACGAAGAAGGAGGCGGAAGGCAAAATACAGCAGAAATTCTCATAGAAAAACACAGAAACGGCCCGACAGGAAAAGTGGACCTTTATTTTGATTCTGACAAGGCCACTTTTTTGTCCATGGATAAGAGCGGAAAGTTTGACGATTTCGCGGCGGGAGCGTCTGACGAGTTTTGA